A stretch of the Paramormyrops kingsleyae isolate MSU_618 chromosome 16, PKINGS_0.4, whole genome shotgun sequence genome encodes the following:
- the LOC111851508 gene encoding F-box-like/WD repeat-containing protein TBL1X: MSITSDEVNFLVYRYLQESGFSHSAFTFGIESHISQSNINGTLVPPAALISILQKGLQYVEAEISINEDGTVFDGRPIESLSLIDAVMPDVVQMRQQAFHEKLAQQQQQAVAMGAMVTAPMPTAPMATAPATNQLNTAKNGETAMNGDENSSHIMNNHMESMEVDGDVEIPASKATVLRGHESEVFICAWNPVSDLLASGSGDSTARIWNLNESCISTSTQLVLRHCIREGGQDVPSNKDVTSLDWNSDGTLLATGSYDGFARIWTKDGNLAGTLGQHKGPIFALKWNKKGNCILSAGVDKTTIIWDAHTGEAKQQFPFHSAPALDVDWQNNTTFASCSTDMCIHVCRLGNDRPLKTFQGHTNEVNAIKWDPSGLLLASCSDDMTLKIWSMKQESCVHDLQAHSKEIYTIKWSPTGPGTSNPNSNIMLASASFDSTVRLWDVERGICIHTLTKHQEPVYSVAFSPDGRFLASGSFDKCVHIWSTLSGDLVHSYRGTGGIFEVCWNSTGDKVGASASDGSVCVLNLWK; encoded by the exons ATGAGTATAACCAGTGATGAGGTGAACTTCTTGGTTTACAGATACCTCCAGGAATCAG GTTTCTCACATTCCGCGTTCACCTTTGGGATTGAGAGTCACATCAGCCAGTCAAACATCAATGGAACACtagtgccccctgctgccctcATCTCAATCCTGCAGAAGGGCCTTCAGTATGTGGAAGCTGAGATCAGCATTAATGAG GATGGCACGGTGTTTGATGGGCGGCCGATCGAGTCCCTGTCACTCATTGATGCCGTGATGCCAGACGTGGTGCAGATGCGCCAGCAGGCCTTCCACGAGAAGCtggcccagcagcagcagcaagcgGTGGCGATGGGTGCCATGGTGACAGCCCCCATGCCAACGGCCCCTATGGCGACAGCCCCAGCCACCAACCAGCTGAACACGGCAAAGAATGGGGAGACCGCCATGAATGGGGATGAGAACAGCAGCCATATCATGA ATAACCACATGGAATCAATGGAGGTCGATGGGGACGTCGAGATCCCGGCCAGCAAAGCCACGGTCCTGAGAGGACATGAATCGGAAGTATTCATCTGTGCCTGGAACCCTGTCAGTGACCTGCTTGCCTCTGG CTCAGGCGACTCCACAGCCCGCATCTGGAACCTGAACGAGAGCTGCATCAGCACCTCCACACAACTGGTGCTCAGGCACTGTATCCGGGAGGGGGGCCAGGATGTGCCCAGCAACAAGGACGTCACTTCCCTGGACTGGAAT AGTGATGGGACCCTTTTAGCGACCGGATCATATGATGGTTTTGCAAGAATATGGACAAAGGATG GTAATCTGGCTGGCACTCTAGGGCAGCACAAAGGTCCAATATTCGCACTGAAGTGGAACAAGAAAGGAAACTGCATTCTCAGTGCTGGAGTAGACAAG ACGACAATCATCTGGGATGCACACACTGGAGAGGCCAAGCAGCAGTTCCCCTTTCACTCAG CTCCCGCCCTGGATGTTGACTGGCAGAACAACACCACCTTCGCTTCATGCAGCACAGATATGTGCATCCATGTGTGTCGTCTCGGCAATGACCGGCCCCTTAAAACCTTCCAGGGTCATACG AATGAAGTGAACGCCATCAAATGGGATCCGTCTGGCTTGCTGCTGGCATCTTGCTCGGATGACATGACCCTGAAG ATATGGAGTATGAAGCAGGAGTCATGTGTGCATGACCTACAAGCCCACAGTAAAGAGATCTACACCATTAAGTGGAGTCCCACTGGGCCTGGCACCAGCAATCCCAACTCTAACATCATGCTCGCCAG TGCGTCCTTTGACTCAACTGTGCGTCTGTGGGATGTGGAGCGTGGCATCTGCATCCACACCCTCACCAAGCACCAAGAACCTGTCTACAGTGTGGCCTTCAGCCCCGATGGACGCTTTCTGGCCAGTGGCTCTTTTGACAAGTGTGTCCACATCTGGAGTACATTG AGCGGAGATTTGGTTCACAGCTATAGAGGGACAGGGGGCATCTTTGAAGTTTGCTGGAACAGCACAGGGGACAAAGTTGGAGCTAGTGCATCCGATGGATCG GTTTGTGTTCTGAATCTTTGGAAATAG
- the LOC111851509 gene encoding G-protein coupled receptor 143-like isoform X2, which yields MIAHHACSSGVIFRSSIWLGLPDLVSQISVTPGSGVWPEAFCVGSAMWIQLFFSASFWWTFCYAVDVYLVVKRSAGISTIVLYHMITWGLAVMLCVEGVAMLYYPSIYNCENGLQHAIPHYITTYAPLLLVLLVNPVLFTRTVSTVTSLLKSRQGIYTENERRLGMEIKIRFFKIMLVFSVCWLPNVVNEGLLFYLEMQDDIKAGHLKNVRNAALITWFIMGILNPMQSFLNTLAFHGWTGCDVDLRIQRAAEVSWDSTSTSVPGAGAYNAVRGSTMHYESHVQENKKIIISGQQHSDAVTILSEGSDSSTTEVHVSSELRDYEGRDAEGESLEGSVRH from the exons ATGATAGCTCACCATGCCTGTTCCTCAGGTGTCATTTTCAGGTCGTCCATATGGTTGGGCCTCCCCGACCTTGTGAGCCAAATCTCTGTCACCCCAGGCTCTGGTGTCTGGCCAGAGGCGTTCTGTGTGGGCAGTGCT ATGTGGATCCAGCTGTTTTTTAGCGCCTCCTTCTGGTGGACTTTCTGCTACGCGGTGGATGTTTATCTAGTGGTGAAAAGATCTGCTGGAATTAG CACCATTGTCTTGTACCACATGATTACTTGGGGCCTGGCCGTGATGCTGTGTGTGGAAGGAGTGGCTATGCTTTACTATCCCTCCATTTATAA CTGTGAGAATGGCCTACAGCATGCCATCCCTCATTACATCACCACCTATGCACCTCTGCTGTTGGTCCTCTTAGTCAATCCCGTCCTTTTCACCAGGACCGTATCAACTG TTACATCATTACTAAAGAGCCGTCAAGGAATCTATACCGAAAATGAGAGGCGCCTAGGAATGGAGATCAAAATACGATTTTTCAAAATCATGTTGGTTTTCAGCGTGTG CTGGCTGCCTAACGTCGTAAATGAGGGTCTGCTCTTTTACTTGGAGATGCAGGACGATATTAAAGCTGGGCATCTGAAGAATGTGCGGAATGCTGCCCTCATCACGTGGTTCATCATG GGTATCCTAAACCCCATGCAGAGCTTCCTCAATACTCTGGCCTTCCATGGATGGACTGGCTGTGATGTTGACCTGAGGATACAGCGGGCTGCAGAGGTCTCCTGGGACTCGACCTCCACCTCAGTACCCGGTGCAGGGGCATACAATGCTGTGCGGGGCTCCACCATGCACTACGAGAGTCACGTGCAGGAGAACAAGAAGATCATCATCAGTGGGCAGCAGCATTCGGATGCAGTTACTATACTTTCAGAAG GTTCAGATTCTAGTACTACTGAAGTCCACGTTTCCAGTGAGCTGCGAGACTATGAGGGGAGAGATGCAGAAGGAGAGTCACTGGAAGGTTCCGTAAGGCACTAG
- the LOC111851509 gene encoding G-protein coupled receptor 143-like isoform X1: MASPRLETFCCSNRDTSTDFIVSFQDHFFSAICIGSGSVSLIFSVLQILPKRKGYRHLGQHPLSKPASSPRILLIISLCDILGCAGVIFRSSIWLGLPDLVSQISVTPGSGVWPEAFCVGSAMWIQLFFSASFWWTFCYAVDVYLVVKRSAGISTIVLYHMITWGLAVMLCVEGVAMLYYPSIYNCENGLQHAIPHYITTYAPLLLVLLVNPVLFTRTVSTVTSLLKSRQGIYTENERRLGMEIKIRFFKIMLVFSVCWLPNVVNEGLLFYLEMQDDIKAGHLKNVRNAALITWFIMGILNPMQSFLNTLAFHGWTGCDVDLRIQRAAEVSWDSTSTSVPGAGAYNAVRGSTMHYESHVQENKKIIISGQQHSDAVTILSEGSDSSTTEVHVSSELRDYEGRDAEGESLEGSVRH, translated from the exons ATGGCATCTCCAAGGCTTGAAACCTTCTGCTGCTCTAACAGAGACACATCCACCGACTTCATCGTCAGCTTCCAGGATCATTTTTTCAGCGCGATTTGCATTGGCAGTGGCAGCGTCAGCCTCATTTTTTCCGTCCTGCAGATTTTGCCAAAAAGGAAGGGCTACAGGCACCTGGGACAGCATCCGCTCTCCAAGCCTGCATCCTCACCAAGAATACTGCTCATTATCAGCCTGTGTGATATTCTGGGATGTGCAG GTGTCATTTTCAGGTCGTCCATATGGTTGGGCCTCCCCGACCTTGTGAGCCAAATCTCTGTCACCCCAGGCTCTGGTGTCTGGCCAGAGGCGTTCTGTGTGGGCAGTGCT ATGTGGATCCAGCTGTTTTTTAGCGCCTCCTTCTGGTGGACTTTCTGCTACGCGGTGGATGTTTATCTAGTGGTGAAAAGATCTGCTGGAATTAG CACCATTGTCTTGTACCACATGATTACTTGGGGCCTGGCCGTGATGCTGTGTGTGGAAGGAGTGGCTATGCTTTACTATCCCTCCATTTATAA CTGTGAGAATGGCCTACAGCATGCCATCCCTCATTACATCACCACCTATGCACCTCTGCTGTTGGTCCTCTTAGTCAATCCCGTCCTTTTCACCAGGACCGTATCAACTG TTACATCATTACTAAAGAGCCGTCAAGGAATCTATACCGAAAATGAGAGGCGCCTAGGAATGGAGATCAAAATACGATTTTTCAAAATCATGTTGGTTTTCAGCGTGTG CTGGCTGCCTAACGTCGTAAATGAGGGTCTGCTCTTTTACTTGGAGATGCAGGACGATATTAAAGCTGGGCATCTGAAGAATGTGCGGAATGCTGCCCTCATCACGTGGTTCATCATG GGTATCCTAAACCCCATGCAGAGCTTCCTCAATACTCTGGCCTTCCATGGATGGACTGGCTGTGATGTTGACCTGAGGATACAGCGGGCTGCAGAGGTCTCCTGGGACTCGACCTCCACCTCAGTACCCGGTGCAGGGGCATACAATGCTGTGCGGGGCTCCACCATGCACTACGAGAGTCACGTGCAGGAGAACAAGAAGATCATCATCAGTGGGCAGCAGCATTCGGATGCAGTTACTATACTTTCAGAAG GTTCAGATTCTAGTACTACTGAAGTCCACGTTTCCAGTGAGCTGCGAGACTATGAGGGGAGAGATGCAGAAGGAGAGTCACTGGAAGGTTCCGTAAGGCACTAG